In Fusobacterium sp. SYSU M8D902, the DNA window TTAATGTTACTTCAACTCCAGAAGGCACTATAATAGGTTTTTTACCTACTCTTGACATTTACTAACACCTCCTAAGTTATTATTACCAAACAAATGCAAGAATTTCTCCACCTACGTTTTCTCTTCTAGCTACTCTGTCAGTAACAATTCCCTTAGAAGTAGATACGATAGCAATTCCTAATCCTGATAATACTCTTGGCATATCTTCTACTGAAGAATACACTCTTCTTCCAGGTTTAGAGATTCTTTTTATTCCTTTGATAACTCTCTCTTTACCATCATATTTTAAGTAAACTCTTATATTTTTTTTGTTCCCATCAGTCACAACTTTATAGTTAGCTATATATCCTTCTTCTTTTAGGATTTCTGCTAATCTATCTTTTAAATTTGAATGAGGTACATCTACTTTCTCATGCATTACTGCATTTGCATTTCTGATTCTTGTTAACATATCAGCAATTGGATCTGTTAAATACATCTACGAAAATCCTCCTTCCTATAATATTACCAAGATGATTTTTTAACTCCTGGTATTACTCCAGCTCCTGCAAGCTGTCTGAATTTTACTCTCGAAATTCCAAATTCTCTCATGAATCCTCTTGGTCTTCCGTCTAACTGACATCTATTTCTTTTTCTAACTACAGAAGAATCTTTTGGAAGTTTGTTTAATTCGAACATAGCTTCCATGTCACCTTCAGCAACTCTCTTCTTTAGCTCAGCTCTTTTTTCAGCATATTTCTCGCATAGTTCAGCTCTTTTAACATCTCTAGCGATCATTGACTTCTTTGCCATTTATTCTTTACCCTCCTCACTATTACTTTTTGAAAGGCATTCCAAACGCCTTAAGTAAAGCTCTTCCTTCTTCATCATTTTTAGCAGAAGAAACGATAGTGATAGACATTCCTAAAAGTTTTTCAACTTTATCAAATTCGATTTCAGGGAAAACTAATTGATCTCTTAATCCTAAAGAGTAGTTTCCTCTTCCGTCAAATGAGTTAGCTGAAACTCCTTCGAAGTCTCTTACTCTTGGAAGAACCACATTCACTAATCTATCTAGAAAATCGTACATTCTTTCTTTTCTTAAAGTAACTTTTGCTCCGATTGGCATTCCTTCTCTTAATTTGAATCCTGCTTCAGATTTCTTAGCCTTTCTTACTATTGGTTTTTGTCCAGTAATAATAGTTAGATCTCCCATAGCAGCATCTATTAATTTAGAGTTTTGAGTAGCTTCTCCAACTCCCATATTTACTATTATCTTTTCTAGCTTTGGACATTCCATTACGTTATTAATTCCTAACTCTTTTATTAAAGCTGGAGCTACAACGTCATTATATAATTTATGATATCTAGAAACGTATTTAGACACTTACGTTTTCCTCCCTTCTTATAGAACTTCTCCAGATACTTTTGAGTATCTTACTTTTTTACCATCTACCATTTTGTATCCAACTCTTGTTGGTTTTCCAGCTTTCTCATCAAATAACATTACTTTAGATGAGAATATAGCAGCTGGCTTGCTAACAACTCCACCTTGTGGGTTTATTGGAGTTGGCTTCATATGTTTAGTTACTATATTTATTCCTTCAACTACAACTTTTCCTTTTTTAGGGAATACCTTTACAACTTTACCTGTTTTACCTTTATCTTTACCAGAGATTACATAAACCATATCTCCTGTTTTTACGTGTAAAGTTTCTGGTATAAATTTAATTTTAGGTTTAGCCACGATATTAGCCTCCTCTCTTATTTATTAGATTACTTCTGGAGCTAGAGATAAAATCTTCATAAAGTTTTTAGCTCTTAACTCTCTTGCAACTGGTCCAAATATTCTTGTTGCTTTTGGCTCATTGTTGTTATTGATTATAACTCCTGCGTTATCATCAAATTTTATATATGATCCATCTTCTCTTCTTAATTCTTTTTTAGTTCTAACTATTACAGCCTTAACTACGTCACCTTTTTTAACGTTTCCACCAGGGATCGCTTCTTTAACAGATGCTACAACGATATCTCCAATTTTTCCGAATCTTTTTTTAGATCCACCTAATACTCTGATTATCATTAATTTTTTTGCACCTGAGTTATCAGCAACGTTAAGGATAGTTTGTTGTTGTACCATTAAATTATCCTCCTCTCACAATAATTGGAATTATCTAGCTTTCTCAACAATCTCTACTAGTCTCCATCTTTTATCTCTTGATAATGGTCTAGTTTCCATAATTCTTACTCTATCTCCAGTTTGAGCTACATTATTTTCATCGTGAGCTTTAAACTTAGTAGTGCTTTTTACTCTCTTCTTATAGATTGGGTGTAAAGCCATTGTTTCTATTGCAACAACGATAGTTTTATCCATTTTATCAGAAACAACTATTCCTTCTCTAACTTTTCTTTCGTTTCTCAAGACATTAACCTCCTCTTCCTAAGAATCAATTTATACTTTGAATGAGATTATCTTTCATTTAAGATTGTATTTATTCTAGCAATTTCTCTTCTAACTTCTCTGATTTTAGCAGTGTTAGTAAGTTGACCTAATGAAAGTTGGAACTTTAGGTTGAATAGCTCTTCCTTAAGCTCTTTACACTTAACAACTAAGTCTTCAGTTGACATTTCTCTTATTTCCTTAGCTCTCATTAGTTTTCACCACCATTCTCTCTTTTTACTATTTTACATCTTACA includes these proteins:
- the rpsH gene encoding 30S ribosomal protein S8, giving the protein MYLTDPIADMLTRIRNANAVMHEKVDVPHSNLKDRLAEILKEEGYIANYKVVTDGNKKNIRVYLKYDGKERVIKGIKRISKPGRRVYSSVEDMPRVLSGLGIAIVSTSKGIVTDRVARRENVGGEILAFVW
- the rpsN gene encoding 30S ribosomal protein S14 codes for the protein MAKKSMIARDVKRAELCEKYAEKRAELKKRVAEGDMEAMFELNKLPKDSSVVRKRNRCQLDGRPRGFMREFGISRVKFRQLAGAGVIPGVKKSSW
- the rplE gene encoding 50S ribosomal protein L5, producing the protein MSKYVSRYHKLYNDVVAPALIKELGINNVMECPKLEKIIVNMGVGEATQNSKLIDAAMGDLTIITGQKPIVRKAKKSEAGFKLREGMPIGAKVTLRKERMYDFLDRLVNVVLPRVRDFEGVSANSFDGRGNYSLGLRDQLVFPEIEFDKVEKLLGMSITIVSSAKNDEEGRALLKAFGMPFKK
- the rplX gene encoding 50S ribosomal protein L24, which codes for MAKPKIKFIPETLHVKTGDMVYVISGKDKGKTGKVVKVFPKKGKVVVEGINIVTKHMKPTPINPQGGVVSKPAAIFSSKVMLFDEKAGKPTRVGYKMVDGKKVRYSKVSGEVL
- the rplN gene encoding 50S ribosomal protein L14, which produces MVQQQTILNVADNSGAKKLMIIRVLGGSKKRFGKIGDIVVASVKEAIPGGNVKKGDVVKAVIVRTKKELRREDGSYIKFDDNAGVIINNNNEPKATRIFGPVARELRAKNFMKILSLAPEVI
- the rpsQ gene encoding 30S ribosomal protein S17, with amino-acid sequence MRNERKVREGIVVSDKMDKTIVVAIETMALHPIYKKRVKSTTKFKAHDENNVAQTGDRVRIMETRPLSRDKRWRLVEIVEKAR
- the rpmC gene encoding 50S ribosomal protein L29, with amino-acid sequence MRAKEIREMSTEDLVVKCKELKEELFNLKFQLSLGQLTNTAKIREVRREIARINTILNER